From one Rosa rugosa chromosome 4, drRosRugo1.1, whole genome shotgun sequence genomic stretch:
- the LOC133742529 gene encoding protein FAR1-RELATED SEQUENCE 5-like: MSSQDALDEPQPEISDTNLQESESGINQLEYNGIRYDKLAPEDIIGVKFVTVEAAETFYYAYAKAMGFDVRKDDKRTSARTGRVTIRKWVCSAEGERLEKYMDNNNNVRIPKKLTRCHCPCLFKVRYFKEKNSYVVVDFKTDHSHDLAQPQESHFLRSYRSVLDSHLALATSMRRVSIKTCHAYQYMADISGGFANVGFKMKDLYNKLDSSQREIVLEGDAKATLAYLEGKAAEDKKLFCKYSTDESNRLANLFWRDSTSLLDYCCFGDVLVFDSTYKTNHYGKPLVLFVGSNNHLLTTIFGFALLVDETVETYTWVLQMFLESMEGKKPLGILTDGDEAMRKAIELVVPGCPHRLCTWHISKNAQKNLRNPEIVAEFRRCMFDETTPCGFEQ, encoded by the coding sequence ATGTCAAGTCAGGATGCATTAGATGAACCTCAACCTGAGATTTCAGACACTAATTTGCAAGAGTCTGAAAGTGGCATCAATCAGTTGGAATATAATGGTATTAGATATGATAAGTTGGCTCCGGAAGACATTATAGGCGTGAAGTTTGTAACTGTTGAGGCAGCAGAGACTTTTTACTATGCTTATGCGAAAGCAATGGGTTTTGATGTTAGAAAGGATGACAAGAGAACAAGTGCAAGGACTGGGAGAGTCACTATCCGCAAATGGGTTTGTTCTGCAGAGGGGGAAAGACTAGAGAAATATATGGACAACAATAATAATGTCCGTATACCAAAGAAATTGACAAGGTGTCACTGCCCATGTTTGTTCAAGGTAAGGTACTTCAAGGAGAAGAACTCGTATGTCGTAGTTGATTTCAAAACAGATCATTCACATGATCTTGCACAGCCACAGGAGTCTCATTTTCTTAGGTCATATCGGTCTGTCCTAGATTCTCATTTAGCTTTAGCCACATCTATGCGGAGAGTATCCATTAAGACTTGTCATGCatatcaatacatggctgaCATATCTGGAGGGTTTGCGAATGTTggtttcaaaatgaaagacttgTACAATAAATTGGACTCGAGTCAACGTGAAATTGTACTTGAAGGGGATGCAAAAGCTACACTTGCCTATCTTGAAGGAAAAGCAGCCGAAGATAAGAAATTATTTTGCAAGTACAGCACAGATGAGAGTAACAGGTTGGCCAACTTATTTTGGAGAGACTCAACTTCATTGCTAGATTATTGTTGCTTTGGGGATGTTTTGGTATTTGATAGCACCTACAAGACTAATCACTATGGGAAGCCCTTGGTATTGTTTGTGGGATCAAACAACCATCTATTGActacaatttttggttttgcatTATTGGTAGATGAAACAGTTGAGACATACACATGGGTTTTGCAGATGTTCTTAGAGTCTATGGAGGGCAAAAAACCTCTGGGCATTTTGACCGACGGTGATGAAGCAATGAGAAAGGCTATTGAACTAGTGGTTCCAGGTTGTCCACATCGTTTATGTACATGGCATATTTCTAAAAATGCTCAGAAAAACTTACGCAACCCTGAAATAGTTGCCGAGTTCAGACGCTGCATGTTTGATGAAACAACTCCTTGTGGTTTTGAGCAATGA
- the LOC133742767 gene encoding uncharacterized protein LOC133742767 has product MKHERMREIPLSLVLKRWTKQAKSEVHSTVPKENMPSEAVRLARHGDLSYLSSRVSYLASQTKEGTNILKKELSRLEPILGDVLKQQKDVGDSPDPCNNIVRDPIRVRSKGMQGSNEPKTKPKCCLCRSYGHNKTTCPHKNRVRGRVRVVAKNKPKLRRLSDIED; this is encoded by the exons ATGAAGCATGAGCGCATGAGGGAGATACCTTTGTCCTTAGTATTAAAGCGGTGGACAAAGCAAGCAAAATCTGAAGTTCACTCCACAGTTCCCAAGGAAAATATGCCTAGTGAAGCTGTACGATTGGCCAG GCATGGAGATTTAAGTTATTTAAGTAGCAGGGTATCATATCTTGCTTCACAGACAAAGGAGGGTACCAACATTTTGAAGAAAGAACTCAGCAGATTGGAGCCGATACTTGGAGATGTTTTGAAGCAACAAAAAGATGTAGGTGATAGTCCAGATCCATGTAATAACATTGTAAGAGATCCTATCAGGGTAAGGAGCAAGGGCATGCAAGGAAGCAATGAACCAAAAACAAAGCCAAAATGTTGTTTATGCAGAAGCTATGGACACAATAAAACTACATGCCCACATAAGAATAGGGTACGTGGCAGAGTTAGAGTTGTGGCAAAAAATAAACCCAAACTTCGACGGCTCAGTGATATTGAAGATTGA